The Ahaetulla prasina isolate Xishuangbanna chromosome 3, ASM2864084v1, whole genome shotgun sequence genome window below encodes:
- the CFAP418 gene encoding cilia- and flagella-associated protein 418 has translation MADDLDALLDEVENKFCRLSRRDCSERLRASQSRKRDRFLEKEEEAEAEAAAAGERARFTKILTKGASEEEDIDEIIKDIDESTYIRNFTKQTPRLFNSASENNTSIQTHGKKCCPVYLGGSTAPHGIGTNISQRTCDQLRCTACDFRVLHYNDYQWDKSCDYLFFRNNMPEFSKLKTKMLMKKGSRAYACQCTWRSIDELTDLTMDRQLRWVCSKHIG, from the exons ATGGCGGACGACCTGGATGCGTTGCTGGACGAGGTAGAGAACAAATTTTGTCGTCTCTCGAGGCGGGACTGCTCGGAGCGGCTCCGAGCCAGCCAGAGTCGGAAAAGGGACCGCTTTCtcgagaaggaagaggaggcagaAGCGGAGGCAGCCGCGGCGGGGGAGAGGGCCAG GTTTACCAAAATATTGACAAAAGGAGCCAGTGAAGAAGAGGACATTGATGAAATAATCAAGGATATAGATGAAAGTACTTATATCAGAAATTTCACA AAACAAACTCCTAGATTATTCAACTCAGCATCTGAAAATAATACTTCCATTCAAACCCATGGTAAGAA ATGTTGCCCAGTATACCTTGGTGGAAGCACTGCACCACATGGTATTGGAACAAATATTTCACAGAG AACTTGTGATCAGTTACGTTGCACTGCATGTGACTTCCGTGTTTTGCATTATAATGACTATCAATGGGATAAATCATGTGATTACCTCTTTTTTAG GAATAACATGCCTGAATTCAGCAAGTTGAAAACAAAGATGCTAATGAAGAAGGGATCACGGGCCTATGCCTGCCAATGCACTTGGAGATCTATAGATGAATTAACAGATCTCACTATGGACCGACAACTCCGTTGGGTTTGTAGCAAACATATTGGCTGA